From Nicotiana tabacum cultivar K326 chromosome 22, ASM71507v2, whole genome shotgun sequence, one genomic window encodes:
- the LOC142175850 gene encoding serine/threonine-protein phosphatase 7 long form homolog, with translation MEVLPLHPGPASLELLLLQAEHRSSYIWEGQLLAQTLCSRRVDDMQDFLKTRQLHPRIVRRLQDMSFYRIIEIGRLQLDWSLITALIERWRPETHTFHLPIGEATITLQDVEVPYGMPVDGLPVALPHAMRDYTGDQYLETLQRLTGFWPEDEGVLVGARASHLALTPVRLHLEAMHDDITHDTPDLHINQYTRLLLLLMFRGVLFPNTSGNLVSLRFLHHLERLDDLHQYNWGVVVLGYLYR, from the coding sequence ATGGAGGTTCTGCCTTTGCATCCCGGACCTGCCTCCCTAGAGCTACTATTGCTACAGGCGGAGCATAGGTCTTCCTACATATGGGAGGGGCAGTTATTGGCCCAGACTTTATGTTCTAGGAGAGTAGATGATATGCAGGACTTTCTTAAGACCCGCCAGCTCCATCCTCGTATAGTCAGACGCTTGCAGGATATGAGTTTCTATAGAATCATTGAGATCGGCCGACTGCAGCTGGATTGGTCATTGATCACGGctttgatagagcggtggcgaccagaGACGCATACATTCCAtttgcccattggcgaggccactatCACGCTGCAGGACGTGGAGGTTCCGTATGGGATGCCGGTTGATGGACTTCCTGTTGCTTTGCCTCATGCCATGAGAGATTATACGGGAGATCAGTACCTAGAGACGTTACAGCGGCTCACCGGTTTCTGGCCAGAGGATGAGGGTGTATTGGTTGGGGCTAGGGCTAGTCATCTTGCGTTGACGCCCGTCCGGCTGCATTTGGAGGCCATGCATGATGACATTACTCATGATACACCGGATCTTCATATTAACCAGTACACGAGGTTGTTGCTGCTGCTTATGTTTAGAGGCGTATTATTCCCAAATACTTCGGGAAACCTAGtgagcttgagatttcttcatcatcttgagcggctagatgatttacatCAGTACAACTGGGGTGTTGTTGTTCTTGGCTACTTATACAGGTAG